The segment GCCTCCACGCCACGGCTGAAGGTCAGCGACATTCCGCAGGGCACCCAGGCGCTGGTGCTCGCGTTCAGCGACCGCGACTATCCCCCCATGAACCATGGCGGCCACGGCCAGATCGGCTACCGCCTGCCGACCCGGGTCAAGCAGACCATCGTGCCCTCGGTGCCCGGACACACCTTCACCCTGCCGCCTGGCTTTTTCCTCATCAAGGCACATGCCAATCCGAAATGGGACAAGCCCGGCGCCTACATGCCGCCCTGTTCCGGCGGCAAGGGGCATGAGTATTACGTGACCGTCCAGGCCGTCACGCTCAATGCCTACGGCAAGCCGGACAAGGTGCTTGGTCAGACCGTGGTCGAAATGGGGCGTTACTGATCCTCGTCAATCGCCGTCCAATCGATACCGAGCTGGCGTAATGCTTCGGTGAGGTCGAGCCAGGCGGTCTCGACCTCACCGACTCCCCCCTTAAGGCCCAATTCGATCTGACGGCGATCGCCGGTATGCGGCAGGCTGGAAAGCCGGATCGACGCATGCCGCGCGAGCAGGTCCTCCATCAGGGGGATGAGTTCGCTTTCGGTGACGCCGGCCACCTGAAGCCGCCGCTCCACATCCGGGGCGGCCCGGAACAGGTGCCGGCAGTGTTTTTCCAGCACCCACTCCGCCATCGGCCAGGCCATGTTGGGAAATCCCGGCAGGAAATGATGCCCGGCCAGGGAAAAGCCCGGGACCTCGTTGACGGGGTTGGGAATCAGTTCGGCACCTTGCGGCAGATCCGCCATGCGTATCCTGTTCGGATGCGCCGCTTCCCCGAAACGGCGTTCGATGATTTGCGCCGCCTCGGCATGCCTTACCAGCGAAACGCCCGCAGCCTCTGCCGCACAGGCCCGCGTCAGGTCGTCGGGCGTAGCCCCGATGCCGCCGAAACAAAACGCCGCATCCCCCCAGGCGAAGCTTTCCCGCAGCGTCCGCACCAGCCTGGCGTGCTCGTCACCCACCATTCTGACCCAGGCCGGCTCCAGGCCGCGCGGCCTGAACAGATCGATCATATGCGCCAGATGCTTGTCCTGGCGTTTCCCGCTCAATAACTCGTCACCAATAATGATGAGACCGATAGACATGTCCGAATGCCTTTGTGGGGAATAAAACCATCGTACGATTGATCCATAATAGGGTGGGTTTGCTGAATTCCCAATTACACACGGCAAACCTTTTACACCACAAAAACATCACCACAGGAGTAGCGACATGATTAACATTCTCGGATATAAGCTGCCGCGTTCCGCCAGCATCATGCTGTGTTTGTTCGGCCTGCTCGGCCTGGGCACCGCCCATGCGGGCGGATTTCACGGCGCCACGGCCACCAAGGCGCAGTACGGCGCCATCTTCCAGCTCGACAGCGGCGGTAACCGGGCTATCAAGAAGACCCTCAACAACATCGAAAACCTGCTGCACGATCCACGTCTAAAGGGCAAGATCAAGGTGGAACTGCTGGCGAACAGCAAGGGCTACGATGTCTACGTGAAGAACAACGGGTTCAGGGAAAAGCTCGAACATCTTCGCAAGGAAGGGGTGATTCTGGCCCAGTGCTCAAACACCCTGCGTGAGCTGCACATCGACCGTCACGATCTCTATCCCTTCATCTCCATCGTGCCGTCCGGCGTGGGCGAGATCACCATCCGCGAGGCACAGGGCTGGGCCTACATCCACCCGATTCCGCCGGCACACGAAAGCCTGTAAAACCACTTGCCGTTTATCGCCCGGGCGGATGGAGCCGCCCCGGCGTTCCTTACCGGTTTGCGCCGTACCGCTGGGCCCGCGCGGCACTCTCGGCGCGGCGCCGTTGGTCATCCTCCGGATCCCAATCCGCTGCCGCCTCCGGCCATCCCTGGGCGTGCCTTTCCACCAGACCGCTCAAGGCCTCGATATGTTCCGGACTGTCGTTCAACGCAGGGATATACCGATAGGCCTCGCCACCGGACGCCAGAAACACGTCCCGGTTCTGCATGGCGATCTCCTCCAGAGTCTCCAGGCAATCCGCCGCAAACCCCGGACAGACCACGTCCACCCGGCGTTTACCTTGTTGAGGCAGCGTGCGTAAGGTCTCGTCGGTATAGGGTCTGAGCCACTCCTCGCGTCCGAAACGGGACTGGAAAGTGCACTGCCAGTCGTTCTCGCCCAGCTCCAATGCCTCGGCGACCAGGCGCGCCGTCTTGAGACACAGGCAGTGATAGGGGTCGCCGGCCTGGAAATAGCGTTTCGGCACCCCGTGGAAGGACATCAGCAGGTATTCGCCGCGCCCGTGCTCGTCCCAATAGGCACGAACGCTGGCCGCCAGGGCGGCGATGTAGCCGGGATCGTCGTGATAGTCCTGGATGAAGCGCAGTTCGGGCACCCAGCGCCAACGTTTCAACTCGTCGGCCACCGCATCGAAAACCGAACCGGTAGTGGTCGCTGAATACTGGGGATAAAGCGGCACCACCAGGAGGCGTTGCGCACCGGCCTGTTTCAGGGTGGCCAGCGCCTCGGCGATGGAGGGCTCGCCGTAGCGCATGCCGAGCGCCACCTCGACCGGCCCCGTCAGGTGATGCCGCAGCGCCGCCTGCAGGGCGCTTTTCTGGCGACGTGAGATCGCCAGCAGCGGCGACCCTTCCGGCGTCCATACCTGCCGGTAGGCGTGCGCACTGCGTCGCGGACGCAGATTGAGAATGATCCCGTTGAGCACCAGCCACCACAGCGCGCGCGGATACTCCACCACGCGCGGATCGCTCAGGAATTCGCGCAGATAACGCCGCACCGCCCTCGGTGTCGGCGACTCCGGCGTACCCAGGTTGACCAGCAACACGCCGGTACAGATCGCACTGCCGTGCTGATAGTCCTGTTCACCCAGATATTTCATGATTTGTTTCCGTTCGGCGCGGGACAGAACGCCCCGCCGCGTGCGACCGGGGTTGGCGATAGTTGCGTGTCAGTCACGCCAGCCGGCGGTGCAAAGGACTGGTGCGCGGGAAATGTGCGCGCAGGAACTCCATCTGATCTGCCAGCACGCGTTTGCCCTGCAGATAGATATATTCGGCATGGGTCGGTTCGAAGGGTATGGCCAACAATTCCATACCGGCCTCTTCCGGGGTGCGTCCGGCCTTGTGGTTGTTGCAACGTTTGCAGGCGGTCACCACATTGGTCCATTTATCCTGACCACCCTGGCTGAGCGGCGTGACGTGATCGCGCGAGAGGTCCTGCATCCGAAAGCTGCGCCCGCAGTACATGCAGATATGGTCGTCGCGTTTAAAAAGCGTATGGTTGTTGAGCGGCGGCATATAGTGCTTGTGCAGTCGCTTGTTGGTCCCTTCGGTGGCGATGATGGAGTGCACCTCGACCTGGGATCGCAGACCGGTGCGGTTGTTGTAGCCGCCGTGCAGGACATAGATCGCCCGGCCGACGGTGTACGCCACCTGGCCGGCGTAATAAAGCTTTACGGCCTCCTGATAATCGACCCACTCCAGCGGCATGCCGCTGGCGTCGGTGCGCAGGACCTGTTGTGTCAGCGCCTCCACCACCTTTCTCCTGATAAAACCCCATCGAGGAAATCGCGGAACCGCAGGCACTCTACCGCCAAAATATGACCAAAAGCAATCTGCCTCGGGACAAAGAAATCACCGGCCTAGCCCCCACGCATGCGTGTTTTCGTTGTAAATTTGAAGTTGGATATTTACACGCGAAACACAAACAAATGCGTCGCCGCTGCAGGACGCTTTCCGGCAACAGGAGCCATCGATGCAGGGCCAAGATCAGCGCAAGACCCATCGGGTCAGATTTTCAGCCGAGGCCGTTCTGAGCTTCGACCAAACCCCCTATGCCGTTCAGATCGTGGACATCTCTCTGATGGGTGCCCTGCTACTGATGCTGGATGACAAGCGCCCGCTTCCCGAGCCGGGCGGTATCTGCCGCTTTGAACTGGCGCTGGACACTCGGCACGTCATCCAGATCGCGTGTCAGGTGGTCAGAACAGCCGATGATCACCTTGTGGGCGTCAGCTTCGACGAGCTGGACATCGACAGCGCCAGCCATCTGCATCGCCTGCTCGTCGTCAACCTGGGAGAAGAGGAACTCCTGGCGCGCGACCTGGACGCCCTGATCGAGGCACACCTGGGCACGCGATAACCTGCAGAGCAGGATCCGTAATACGATCTCCGGATCCCCACTCCCAAAGGGCCCGCTACCTCACTCGGGACGCGGCAGTTCCTCAAGGAGCATCG is part of the Gammaproteobacteria bacterium genome and harbors:
- a CDS encoding molybdopterin-binding protein; the encoded protein is MSIGLIIIGDELLSGKRQDKHLAHMIDLFRPRGLEPAWVRMVGDEHARLVRTLRESFAWGDAAFCFGGIGATPDDLTRACAAEAAGVSLVRHAEAAQIIERRFGEAAHPNRIRMADLPQGAELIPNPVNEVPGFSLAGHHFLPGFPNMAWPMAEWVLEKHCRHLFRAAPDVERRLQVAGVTESELIPLMEDLLARHASIRLSSLPHTGDRRQIELGLKGGVGEVETAWLDLTEALRQLGIDWTAIDEDQ
- a CDS encoding PilZ domain-containing protein, giving the protein MQGQDQRKTHRVRFSAEAVLSFDQTPYAVQIVDISLMGALLLMLDDKRPLPEPGGICRFELALDTRHVIQIACQVVRTADDHLVGVSFDELDIDSASHLHRLLVVNLGEEELLARDLDALIEAHLGTR
- the hemH gene encoding ferrochelatase; amino-acid sequence: MKYLGEQDYQHGSAICTGVLLVNLGTPESPTPRAVRRYLREFLSDPRVVEYPRALWWLVLNGIILNLRPRRSAHAYRQVWTPEGSPLLAISRRQKSALQAALRHHLTGPVEVALGMRYGEPSIAEALATLKQAGAQRLLVVPLYPQYSATTTGSVFDAVADELKRWRWVPELRFIQDYHDDPGYIAALAASVRAYWDEHGRGEYLLMSFHGVPKRYFQAGDPYHCLCLKTARLVAEALELGENDWQCTFQSRFGREEWLRPYTDETLRTLPQQGKRRVDVVCPGFAADCLETLEEIAMQNRDVFLASGGEAYRYIPALNDSPEHIEALSGLVERHAQGWPEAAADWDPEDDQRRRAESAARAQRYGANR
- a CDS encoding HNH endonuclease, producing MPLEWVDYQEAVKLYYAGQVAYTVGRAIYVLHGGYNNRTGLRSQVEVHSIIATEGTNKRLHKHYMPPLNNHTLFKRDDHICMYCGRSFRMQDLSRDHVTPLSQGGQDKWTNVVTACKRCNNHKAGRTPEEAGMELLAIPFEPTHAEYIYLQGKRVLADQMEFLRAHFPRTSPLHRRLA